A window of the Brassica napus cultivar Da-Ae chromosome C5, Da-Ae, whole genome shotgun sequence genome harbors these coding sequences:
- the LOC125587160 gene encoding uncharacterized protein LOC125587160: protein MRQLNAVIADEHSLAFVSDRNSSIVKAIANVYPQSHHGICIHHLLNNVVTYFSGKGVAGLVAKASKAYRATDFRKLFTAIYSISPEIGNYLIEADVRKWARCQFPGYRYDISTTNPAESINSALRTPREFPVIPLMDSIREMMTRWFFQRRTLSSKHSKPLTIAVEKKIDRRIEKGKKFKVFPISDDRFLVQCDTFDCMVDLVRRTCSCGKFDLMKIPCRHAIKAGFSVGIQAHTPTNDIYTTASWRTAYEESINPIGVPEDAWTVPSHVEQTKVLPPESRRAAGRRKKRRYETTEDKIRSSQGNQGSKGRKCSRCGIRGIDRRTCDRAI from the coding sequence ATGAGACAACTTAATGCGGTCATTGCTGACGAGCATAGTTTAGCTTTTGTGTCTGATAGGAATTCCTCGATTGTTAAAGCTATTGCTAACGTGTACCCGCAATCTCATCACGGAATTTGCATTCACCACTTGCTGAATAATGTTGTAACATATTTTAGTGGGAAAGGTGTGGCTGGTTtggttgcaaaggcttctaaagCTTATCGAGCTACTGATTTTCGTAAGCTGTTCACTGCTATTTACTCTATTAGTCCTGAAATTGGAAATTATCTCATAGAAGCCGATGTGAGGAAGTGGGCTCGTTGTCAATTCCCGGGTTACAGGTATGATATCAGCACTACTAACCCTGCGGAATCGATAAATTCTGCTTTGCGTACGCCTAGAGAGTTTCCAGTAATACCTCTAATGGACAGCATTAGGGAAATGATGACTCGATGGTTTTTCCAACGTAGAACTTTAAGTTCTAAGCACTCGAAGCCACTGACCAttgctgtggagaagaagattgaCAGAAGGATTGAGAAGGGTAAAAAGTTTAAGGTCTTCCCAATTAGCGATGACAGGTTTTTGGTTCAATGTGACACTTTTGACTGCATGGTTGACTTGGTCAGACGCACGTGTTCTTGTGGGAAGTTTGATCTGATGAAAATCCCATGCAGGCATGCCATAAAAGCAGGCTTCAGTGTTGGAATACAAGCACACACACCCACGAACGACATATACACTACTGCGTCATGGCGCACGGCTTATGAAGAAAGCATAAATCCTATTGGTGTCCCTGAAGATGCTTGGACTGTTCCATCTCATGTGGAGCAGACGAAAGTCCTTCCTCCAGAGTCTAGACGAGCTGCAGGTAGAAGAAAGAAACGCAGATACGAGACAACCGAAGATAAGATCCGTTCGTCACAAGGAAATCAAGGCTCTAAAGGTCGCAAATGCAGCCGATGTGGGATTCGAGGGATCGATAGGAGAACATGTGATCGAGCAATATAA
- the LOC125587161 gene encoding uncharacterized protein At4g04775-like: MTNRNNNGAIPSRCWCGNKIVTYVSKTKENPYRRFFRCEIGLQRKKENHLFKWVDEALLDEIERMAEHQARVAEEIEDLRISMKKTVQEEVMNHKHSLDVGCVGTLFSLLCLWSKCD, from the exons ATGAcgaacaggaacaacaatgGAGCGATCCCTTCCAGATGCTGGTGTGGAAATAAGATtgtcacttatgtttcaaaaaCGAAGGAGAACCCATACAGACGATTCTTCAGATGTGAGATTGGTTTACAG agaaaaaaagaaaatcatcttTTTAAGTGGGTGGACGAGGCTCTGCTTGATGAGATTGAAAGGATGGCTGAGCATCAGGCGAGAGTTGCCGAGGAAATTGAAGATCTGAGAATTTCCATGAAGAAGACAGTGCAGGAAGAAGTTATGAACCATAAGCATTCGCTTGATGTAGGTTGCGTAGGAACCCTTTTCAGTTTGTTATGTCTCTGGTCCAAATGTGATTGA